One genomic window of Sebaldella sp. S0638 includes the following:
- a CDS encoding propanediol/glycerol family dehydratase large subunit, with the protein MKSKRFEVLRNRPVNQDGFVAEWPEVGFIAMNGPNDPKPGVKVVNGEIVELDGKKKEEFDSIDMFIAKYSINIEKAEEVMKMDSQKLANMLCDPNVPRTKLIEITTAMTPGKIVEVLGYMNVLEMMMSLQKMRARKTPANQCHVTSVKDNPVQIAAEAAEAAVRGFAEEETTVGIARYAPFNALSLLIGSQVGRGGILTQCALEEATELLLGMRGLTSYAETISVYGTEDVFTDGDDTPWSKSFLASAYASRGLKMRFTSGTGSEVQMGYAEGKSMLYLEARCIYITKGAGVQGLQNGSISCIGIPGAVPSGIRAVLAENLITTMLDLEVASGNDQTFSHSDIRRTARMLMQMVPGTDFIFSGYSATPNYDNMFAGSNFDAEDFDDYNIIQRDLKVDGGLRPVVEDEIVAIRNKAARVLQAVFRELGLPEITDEEVTAATYAHGSKDMPDRNVVEDLKAAGEMLTRGITGVDVVKALYKNGYLDVAQNVLNMLKQRVSGDYLHTSAIINKDFEVISAVNDLNDYSGPGTGYRISEERWNEIKDIPNAIKPDSI; encoded by the coding sequence ATGAAATCAAAAAGATTCGAAGTCTTAAGAAACAGACCGGTAAATCAGGATGGTTTTGTCGCTGAATGGCCTGAAGTAGGATTTATTGCCATGAACGGCCCTAATGACCCTAAACCGGGTGTGAAAGTAGTAAACGGCGAAATAGTGGAATTGGATGGAAAAAAGAAAGAAGAATTTGATTCTATAGATATGTTTATAGCAAAATACTCAATTAATATAGAAAAAGCGGAAGAAGTAATGAAAATGGATTCACAGAAACTGGCAAACATGCTCTGTGACCCTAATGTTCCGCGTACAAAGCTCATAGAGATAACTACGGCAATGACTCCGGGGAAGATAGTGGAAGTCCTGGGATATATGAATGTACTGGAAATGATGATGTCACTCCAGAAAATGCGTGCCAGAAAAACTCCGGCAAATCAGTGCCACGTAACTAGTGTAAAGGATAATCCTGTTCAGATAGCAGCGGAAGCAGCAGAGGCGGCAGTAAGAGGTTTTGCTGAGGAAGAGACAACAGTAGGGATAGCGAGATATGCTCCTTTTAATGCGTTGTCTTTACTTATAGGCTCACAGGTGGGCAGGGGAGGAATTCTTACACAGTGTGCCCTTGAAGAAGCAACAGAACTTCTTTTGGGAATGAGAGGACTTACTTCATATGCGGAAACAATTTCTGTTTACGGAACAGAGGACGTTTTTACAGACGGAGACGACACTCCGTGGTCAAAATCGTTTTTAGCGTCTGCATATGCATCAAGAGGATTAAAAATGAGATTTACGTCTGGGACAGGTTCAGAGGTTCAGATGGGATATGCTGAAGGAAAGTCAATGCTTTACCTTGAGGCACGATGTATATATATTACAAAAGGTGCAGGAGTACAAGGACTGCAGAATGGTTCCATAAGTTGTATAGGAATACCGGGAGCAGTACCTTCGGGAATACGTGCCGTACTTGCTGAAAATCTGATAACTACAATGCTTGATCTGGAAGTAGCTTCTGGAAATGATCAGACTTTTTCACATTCTGACATAAGAAGAACAGCAAGAATGTTGATGCAGATGGTGCCGGGGACAGACTTTATATTTTCAGGCTATAGTGCAACACCTAATTATGATAATATGTTTGCCGGATCAAACTTTGATGCGGAAGATTTTGATGACTATAATATTATACAGAGAGATTTGAAAGTAGACGGAGGTCTGCGTCCGGTAGTAGAGGACGAAATCGTGGCAATCAGGAATAAAGCTGCAAGAGTGCTTCAGGCAGTGTTTAGAGAACTGGGACTTCCAGAGATTACAGATGAAGAGGTAACAGCAGCGACTTATGCACATGGAAGTAAGGATATGCCTGATAGAAACGTGGTAGAGGATTTGAAGGCAGCAGGTGAAATGCTGACAAGAGGTATAACCGGAGTGGATGTGGTAAAAGCTCTTTATAAAAACGGATATCTGGATGTGGCACAGAATGTATTGAATATGCTGAAACAGAGAGTTTCCGGAGATTATCTTCATACATCGGCTATTATAAACAAAGATTTTGAAGTGATAAGTGCCGTAAATGATCTGAATGACTATTCAGGGCCGGGAACAGGATACAGAATAAGCGAAGAGCGTTGGAACGAGATAAAAGATATTCCAAATGCCATAAAACCTGATTCAATATAA
- a CDS encoding propanediol/glycerol family dehydratase medium subunit has translation MNIDEKQLKDIIAGVIKEIQNEKENCGCNTERKSSFGQNTGINDNKLKLRENGQARQGTRSDEVVIGVAPAFGLSQTETIMHVPLYKVLREIIAGIEEEGLKARIIRVTRTSDICFIAHDAAKLSGSKIGVGIQSKGTVVIHQADLMPLSNLELFPQCPLLDLDTYRAIGKNAAKYAKGETPNPVPVRNDQMVRPKYQALAAILHIKETEHVVPLSKPVELEAIFS, from the coding sequence ATGAATATTGATGAAAAACAGTTAAAAGATATAATTGCCGGTGTGATAAAAGAGATTCAGAATGAAAAAGAAAACTGCGGATGCAATACTGAGAGAAAAAGCAGTTTCGGGCAAAATACCGGTATTAACGATAATAAATTAAAGCTGAGAGAAAACGGACAGGCTAGACAGGGGACAAGATCAGACGAGGTGGTAATAGGAGTGGCTCCTGCCTTTGGGCTGTCACAGACTGAAACAATTATGCATGTCCCGCTTTATAAGGTATTAAGAGAGATAATAGCAGGAATAGAGGAAGAAGGGCTAAAGGCAAGAATAATAAGAGTTACACGAACATCTGACATTTGTTTTATTGCACATGATGCAGCAAAACTCAGCGGTTCGAAAATAGGTGTCGGTATACAGTCAAAAGGAACAGTGGTAATACATCAGGCTGATCTTATGCCCCTTAGTAACCTTGAGCTTTTTCCGCAGTGCCCTCTTTTGGATTTGGACACATACAGAGCAATAGGGAAAAATGCTGCAAAATATGCAAAGGGTGAGACGCCTAATCCTGTTCCAGTGCGTAATGACCAGATGGTAAGACCTAAATACCAAGCCTTAGCGGCTATATTGCATATAAAAGAAACAGAGCATGTCGTTCCGCTTTCTAAGCCTGTGGAACTGGAAGCTATATTTTCTTGA